Proteins encoded within one genomic window of Humulus lupulus chromosome 1, drHumLupu1.1, whole genome shotgun sequence:
- the LOC133785802 gene encoding ras-related protein RABA5b-like: MAEEQGEEYLFKIVLIGDSAVGKSNLLSRFARNEFDPTSKATIGVEFQTQVVDIDGKEIKAQIWDTAGQERFRAVTSAYYRGAVGALVVYDITRKTTFDSVKRWLDELSTHCDTTVARMLVGNKCDLENIRDVSVDEAKSFAEEEGLFFIETSALESTNVQSAFETVIKDIYNNISRKILNSDSYKAELSVNRVSLVKDGTEKQNKFNLSCCAR, from the exons ATGGCGGAGGAACAAGGAGAGGAGTACTTGTTCAAGATAGTGTTGATTGGAGACTCAGCGGTGGGCAAGTCCAACCTTCTATCGCGGTTCGCTCGCAACGAGTTCGACCCCACCTCAAAGGCCACAATTGGGGTGGAGTTTCAGACCCAGGTTGTCGATATCGACGGAAAAGAGATCAAGGCCCAGATCTGGGACACCGCCGGCCAAGAGCGTTTCAGGGCAGTCACTTCCGCTTACTATCGTGGCGCCGTTGGTGCTCTCGTCGTTTATGATATCACTCGCAAGACTACCTTCGACAGTGTCAAGCGCTGGCTCGATGAGCTTAGCA CTCATTGTGATACGACAGTGGCAAGAATGTTAGTAGGGAATAAATGTGATTTGGAGAACATAAGAGATGTGAGTGTTGATGAAGCCAAAAGCTTTGCTGAAGAAGAAGGTCTGTTCTTCATAGAGACATCTGCACTTGAATCTACTAATGTTCAATCGGCTTTTGAGACTGTCATTAAGGATATATACAACAATATCAGCAGGAAAATCCTAAATTCTGATTCTTACAAGGCCGAGTTATCAGTTAATCGAGTCAGCCTGGTTAAGGACGGGACAGAAAAGCAAAATAAGTTTAATCTATCTTGTTGTGCTAGATGA
- the LOC133815099 gene encoding uncharacterized protein LOC133815099, translating into MNVADFEDDDFVAPPKKPTSEAPSSSYVPCVTFGFSDMKIIVDECQKKCNIMSKEIAFLKSASESRHRALMEMLVNLKNDQDLKHKAIMEMLGELRPKSCGINDDIDPVDVGFVGADVGDTSGGGGVSKEKDKFFENESFTQVFDECIQAMQEDAAGDMVIADDKNDTVNENEKTTGNDVEETMNIVKPHDDVADVVKDLEEEAHIFNNMNVEIFDKVVHAAVGDLAKKKEVIMATPIAGSLMNPVVVSTPAVGKRNPKPATVLQSPFVNQFGSSSSEDMKHLEVVKSKRKVVGRYAFGDNLFDLPNQIDQDSFNKWFSLGLRKNNKYASIF; encoded by the exons ATGAATGTTGCTGATTTTGAGGATGATGATTTTGTTGCTCCTCCAAAGAAACCAACCAGTGAGGCTCCTTCCTCATCCTATGTTCCTTGTGTGACATTTGGTTTTTCTGATATGAAAATTATTGTGGATGAATGTCAGAAGAAGTGTAACATTATGTCTAAGGAAATTGCATTTTTAAAGTCTGCTAGTGAATCTAGACATAGGGCATTGATGGAGATGTTGGTTAATTTGAAAAACGATCAAGATTTAAAACACAAGGCAATTATGGAAATGTTAGGTGAGTTGAGGCCAAAATCATGTGGTATTAATGATGATATTGATCCTGTTGATGTTGGTTTTGTGGGAGCTGATGTTGGTGATACTTCTGGTGGTGGTggtgtttcaaaggaaaaggatAAGTTTTTTGAGAATGAAAGTTTTACCCAAGTTTTTGATGAATGCATTCAAGCAATGCAAGAAGATGCTGCTGGAGATATGGTAATTGCAGATGATAAGAATGATACAGTAAATGAGAATGAGAAGACTACTGGGAATGATGTTGAAGAAACAATG AATATTGTCAAACCTCATGATGATGTAGCTGATGTTGTTAAAGATCTAGAAGAAGAGGCTCATATTTTTAACAACATGAATGTGGAGATTTTTGATAAAGTTGTTCATGCAGCTGTTGGTGATTTGGCAAAGAAAAAG GAAGTTATTATGGCAACACCCATTGCTGGTTCTTTGATGAATCCAGTAGTTGTGTCTACTCCTGCTGTTGGCAAAAGGAATCCAAAGCCTGCTACAGTTTTGCAATCTCCTTTTGTGAACCAATTTGGATCATCTTCTTCTGAGGATATGAAACATTTGGAGGTTGTGAAGTCTAAAAGGAAGGTTGTGGGACGATATGCTTTTGGAGACAATCTTTTTGATCTGCCTAATCAAATTGACCAAGACTCTTTTAACAAGTGGTTTTCTCTGGGGCTGAGAAAAAATAATAAGTATGcttctattttttaa
- the LOC133815154 gene encoding uncharacterized protein LOC133815154 encodes MLCNTPWSLVDFVLFPINMTAVGCNHWILGEFNVKQRYFKVYNSMRNRVMDKKVLKVVEAYSTLLPLFLSLNNFYESREDIDLNAQAFKGIDMCHPLDIVFDDEVPQQSNNDCGIFIIKFAEFFMHGLIENIPNPLNVSFQRNKIAVELYVHAKRKKDEGYLSDGEFRGRMSKKMLNVNAIEV; translated from the exons ATGCTTTGTAACACCCCTTGGTCGCTAGTAGATTTCGTTTTATTCCCTATTAATATGACTGCTGTTGGCTGTAATCATTGGATTCTTGGGGAGTTCAACGTGAAGCAGAGATATTTTAAAGTCTACAACTCAATGAGGAATAGAGTTATGGATAAGAAAGTGTTGAAAGTTGTTGAAGCATATTCTACTTTGTTGCCCTTGTTTCtttctttaaataatttttatgagtCAAGGGAAGATATTGATCTAAATGCACAAGCATTCAAGGGCATTGATATGTGTCACCCGTTGGACATTGTGTTTGATGATGAGGTTCCACAACAGAGTAACaa cgaTTGTGGGATTTTTATCATAAAGTTTGCTGAATTTTTTATGCATGGACTTATTGAAAATATCCCCAATCCTCTGAATGTTAGTTTCCAGAGAAACAAAATTGCAGTCGAGCTATATGTCCATGCTAAAAGAAAGAAAGATGAAGGCTATCTATCTGATGGGGAGTTCAGAGGAAGAATGAGCAAGAAGATGTTGAATGTTAATGCAATAGAAGTATGA
- the LOC133782505 gene encoding uncharacterized protein LOC133782505: MNPITSLVYYDGHWNENNVYEDFKMLGVLIPLDCSFTTLMSILSTELSTILSTENATIEYQIAETLPPLKINSDSSIQFYLECKRNDRTLTKYPLIVSVTENNQTITCGALQKMSSIVASSSNNIENDISDTSTFSIDEPQELPNFIQLADQITDLILEKERHESIPEHIGTETTVITHAISDGIREKQVYKNKEVLTTTIGLYAIKNNFPFKVHKSCKREYQLKCLDSECTWSFRTARYGKTDMFQLRKFNRAHTCSLDIILGDHRQASSSMVGNVVKTKFTDPKTNYRPKDIAKDMLDRYGVSMSYQKAWRSKEKEVNYVHGSSQDSYRDIPRYLHILKHKNPGTVTDLEIDSLNRFKYIYMAMGQSILGWKHCIPVIVVDGTFLKAAFGGTLLTASTQDANRHIVPLAFAITDSENNDSWEWFFRKIKECYGEREELCIVSDRHESIENAIKNVFPNVTHGVCSYHLFCNIKTKFRTDAEATNIAFHAAAKAYNMEDFEKYMKDLDSLHEGIHPFLANEVKYEKWARIHSKSRRYAAMTSNIAESINAALKEMRELPVTTLLECLRNLIQKWSYNNKKEAEATFTELPKKQEEYLRKNFVKSLRMTVEPASTLIYSVHSGLTTNIVDIAKKSCSCNKFDLDELPCEHAMTVIRKMNLQYKKYCSYYFTKQAMLNTYNASIHPLGDPNTWRVPPNVEEIEVLPPKGNRKSGRPRKKRFVSAREGSYQLKCGSTVIGTLLITITCDKEL; this comes from the exons ATGAATCCAATAACATCTTTGGTATATTATGATGGTCATTGGAATGAAAATAATGTGTATGAGGATTTCAAAATGCTGGGAGTGTTAATACCATTAGATTGCTCATTTACAACACTAATGAGTATCTTGTCTACAGAGTTATCTACCATTCTGTCAACAGAAAATGCAACAATTGAGTACCAGATTGCAGAAACATTGCCTCCATTGAAGATCAATAGTGATAGCTCTATACAATTCTACTTGGAGTGCAAAAGAAATGACAGAACACTCACAAAATACCCTTTGATAGTTTCTGTAACAGAGAACAACCAAACAATTACCTGTGGAGCACTTCAAAAGATGAGTTCTATTGTTGCTTCAAGTAGTAATAATATAGAGAATGATATTTCGGACACATCGACATTCTCTATAGATGAACCTCAAGAACTACCAAATTTTATTCAATTGGCAGATCAAATTACAGATTTGATTTTGGAGAAGGAACGACATGAATCAATTCCTGAACATATCGGAACAGAAACTACAGTTATAACTCATGCAATTTCTGATGGAATAAGAGAGAAACAGGTATACAAAAACAAAGAGGTTCTTACAACAACAATTGGTCTCTATGCCATAAAAAACAATTTTCCGTTCAAGGTCCACAAATCTTGCAAAAGAGAATATCAGTTGAAGTGTCTTGATTCAGAATGTACGTGGTCATTTCGTACTGCAAGATATGGAAAGACAGATATGTTCCAACTTAGGAAGTTCAATCGTGCCCACACATGTTCCTTGGACATTATTCTTGGAGATCACCGACAAGCTTCAAGTAGTATGGTTGGGAATGTTGTGAAGACCAAGTTCACAGATCCAAAAACAAATTATAGACCTAAAGATATAGCTAAAGACATGTTGGACAGATATGGAGTTTCCATGAGTTACCAAAAAGCATGGCGATCTAAGGAAAAAGAAGTTAATTATGTACATGGTTCAAGTCAAGATTCCTACCGAGACATTCCACGATATCTGCACATTTTGAAGCACAAAAATCCAGGTACTGTAACAGATTTGGAAATTGATAGTCTAAAcagatttaaatatatttatatggctATGGGACAATCAATTCTAGGTTGGAAACATTGCATTCCAGtaattgttgttgatggaacaTTCCTAAAAGCTGCATTTGGCGGTACACTTCTCACAGCTTCAACACAAGATGCAAATAGACACATCGTCCCATTGGCTTTTGCTATAACAGATTCGGAAAACAATGATTCATGGGAGTGGTTcttcagaaaaataaaagaatgttATGGAGAAAGAGAAGAGTTGTGTATAGTTTCAGATAGACACGAAAGCATAGAGAATGCTATAAAAAATGTCTTTCCAAATGTAACTCATGGAGTGTGCTCCTACCATCTTTTCTGCAACATAAAGACCAAGTTTAGAACAGATGCAGAGGCAACCAATATTGCATTTCATGCTGCTGCAAAAGCTTATAACATGGAAGATTTTGAAAAATACATGAAGGACTTGGACAGTTTACATGAAGGAATCCATCCTTTTCTGGCCAATGAAGTTAAATATGAAAAGTGGGCAAGAATCCACTCCAAAAGTCGTAGATATGCAGCTATGACTTCAAACATAGCTGAATCCATTAATGCAGCACTAAAAGAAATGAGAGAGCTTCCAGTAACAACATTACTCGAGTGCCTTAGAAACCTGATTCAAAAATGGAGctacaacaacaaaaaagaagcAGAAGCAACGTTTACAGAATTGCCAAAGAAACAAGAGGAATACTTAAGAAAGAACTTTGTCAAGTCATTAAGAATGACT GTAGAACCAGCTAGCACACTCATTTACAGTGTACACAGTGGTTTAACAACAAACATTGTTGACATTGCAAAGAAATCTTGCTCTTGTAACAAGTTTGATTTGGATGAATTACCTTGTGAACATGCCATGACAGTCATTAGAAAGATGAACCTTCAGTATAAAAAATATTGCTCATATTATTTCACAAAACAAGCCATGTTGAACACCTATAATGCATCAATACATCCATTGGGAGATCCAAACACATGGAGAGTTCCACCTAATGTTGAGGAAATAGAAGTACTACCTCCAAAAGGAAACAGAAAAAGTGGAAGGCCAAGGAAAAAAAGGTTTGTTTCAGCAAGAGAAGGGTCTTATCAGCTTAAATGTGGAAG TACAGTGATTGGAACATTACTTATCACTATTACTTGTGATAAAGAATTATGA
- the LOC133782594 gene encoding uncharacterized protein LOC133782594, with protein sequence MLQQAPSGSVAPAGPLALVPVVQPVDSRQKSYADPKRRNVEFQVGDHVFLRVSPLRGVRRFGVKGKLSPRFVGPFEILERVGQVAYRLALPPSLSGVHSVFHVSMLRKYVSDTKHVLRYEDLELQTDLSYEEQPVQILDRKDKVLRNKTIPLVKVLWRNSKVEEATWELETAMRDQYPE encoded by the exons atgctgcagcaggctccatctgggagtgttgccccagcTGGGCCACTGGcgctggtacctgtggtacagcctgtTGAT agtagacagaaaagctacgctgatcctaagcgtaggaacgtggagttccaggttggggaccacgtgtttctgcgagtttcaccgttgaggggtgtgaggaggtttggagtgaagggcaaacTGAgtcctcggtttgttggaccctttgagattttagagagggttggacaggtggcttacaggctggccttgccaccgtcgttatcaggggttcatagtgtgtttcatgtctccatgttacggaagtatgtttctgatacaaaaCATGTACTGAGGTACgaggatttggagttacagacagatttgtcctatgaggagcaaccagttcagattttggatcggaaggacaaagttttacggaataagacaattccgttagtgaaagtattgtggaggaatagcaaggtcgaagaggcgacctgggagttagagacagcgatgcgggatcagtatcccgag